CACTTAAGTCCGATTGCTTCCAGTGGCTTCTTGCATTTGTGTGTGAAATGCTGAGAATTTCCATCAATATAATGTCCAAATTGATCATAGTCAAGAAGTCAAATAGACGGAGGATCGTCACCCACCTACTTTACGTTATTACTCTTTCTAGCCATCATTAAGAACGACTAAACAATATGCTCAATTTGTACCAGTGAAGGAAGCACATGTCCATGTAAACACATCGTTGGGTTTCCTGCCACCTGCTGACCTATGGCATCATTAATATTGGCACAGACcttattcaaaaaaaaaacaaaaacagtaataTATTtaggatgttttttgtttgctcaagacTAGGGTGGCCTACTTTTTGAACTGGGACACActagtaaaataaaattgtcaaaAGAGAGCATTGTCCATTTTTGACTCAGTACATAATCTGAGGGACaataaagtttgtttgttttgttttttgtttttttgccttatgctaATTTTAAAGCCCAATTTTccatattttagctaaacaaaagACAATATAGAGAGACcttggacatttcttgtataaaactgagacaaatcactggttttggataaatctgctgggacaggtgACTCGGGGCTCCAACCTGGGACTGTCCCAGGTAAACAGGAATGTCTGGTCACCCTACCTGAACACCATAAAAAAATTTTGTATGTTTCAGTGAGTTGTGGGGGTGAAATTGCATTGTGCAATTGTCAATTTTACCATCAGCTCCCACTAAACAAGTATTACATTGAACACATTTTGTTACAATATACTGGAGGAATATATTTGGTTTAAATTATGTTGTGTACTTATTATCTTATGTAACTTAAATTTGTCACAAGAATGCAATGCAGCACAACCAAATAGATTGTAGCCAATATAGTTAGTGCCACATTGTTCAtgcatttgttgtattgttgatTAATAAATGACTTTCACATGCACTGTGGGCCTAAAGTTGTGAAGGTACGCTGGCTCCCTCTGGTGGAATTTCAGGAGTATCGCAAAGCGTTTAAAGCTAATGTAACAGACTGTAACTAAGAATATACAGAAAAAATGCCTATATTCACACAATTATGCTATGTTATTACTATTGTTCCCAGTTATGTAGTTCCACTGCCTGATATGCATTCATAAAACTTGAGAGTTGTAATCCATCATTTGTTCAGGACTGGTTTAGTGTGGAggtttcaacattttttgcaatctaatacaaaaaaaaaaaaaaaagaaaaagaaagaaaaaaaaatcaacaatgacTGCCGTTGAAAACTTCTTTACGTTCATAAAAGTGCTCTGAATACAAACTCTCAAACTTATCAGCACATTCACACATAACTGTCTTGAGGCTTTTTATGTACAAAAACTTGTcatgtttacaaaaaaaaattgtgtaaaatTTACCCCATACTAAATtctttacatgaaaaaaataaataaatagttgcaTGTTTTACCTTACTGACCCTTTTAAATCAATACAAATTTCACTGACACATAATAAGCAGTTGTTCTTCATTACGTAGCCTATGAACAATTTTATGTTGGTCTGTGTTTCTATGCTCATGCATGAGGTTCTGGTTTTTatctttcattttggttgtgtttatagcactgaaaaatatagaaaaatatcCTTACCGTGAAggtgcttgcatctccacaaacctgactcttatcgCCTCCTCCTGCGTGTTTCCATAGAAATTTTGttactttggctataatattccaccatatggcataaaactcatttATCTCCGTGGTGAATCTTTTCGCATGGAATTATGCTATCATTTTAATGTATGGTATTTATGTACaatatattgattaaaaaacacaaattaaaacatatagGCCTAGATCAGGGTAcagtgacaggttttcatgtttttctaagtcTGTTActtagtttggtgggatagtacttgCATGTATCATAGTGGCagtttatgggaaaaaaaagttgagaagaaaagtacaaaaatacagaaagtagcactaacttctaaaacagaatacctcaaTCTATGTAATCAACACCcaaagattaataataataataataataataataataataataataataataataataataataataataataataataataataataataataataatgcattttatttataagcgactttcaaaacacccaaggacactgaacaaggtaaaatttgataaaaaaaaaaacatacaaatacaataaaacatgacaaaaaaataattgataaaagatgtgtgattggttacaaGAGGTAGGACAGTCTGAACAGTATTTATCCAAAATAGAGGGACAATTTATGTACAAGGTATTTTCTGACTgattaaacattgattttatttgtcaaatcataactgCTGAGTAATTTCGACAAGGTTTGGCCTACAGAATGGTGGCTAGGTAACAGCAACGAAATTACCTCTACTTATCTTATATCtactgcccatgtccaaccaggaagtaaaacaataaactttaccaaaataaaaataaataaacaaatagaagAAACTACGCAAGATTTTTGATatcataaatataatgatgttaacaaAGTCATATGCACTTGTATGCACATGTAACATGATCACATTTCCAGAGACAATGAAGATGATGTTGTAGTGACGCGTGACCTTTAACCTCTGCAACCATGGCAATTTCATAAACACACTCACCTCAGCTTCCCCAATCCTTTATAAAAGAGCCCAGAGCGTGGAGGGAGCAGTCACTGGCACGTGCTATCAGTGGCTCAACATGAAGACATGTTggtaatatcattttttatttaactttttgtcacagatcaaaacaataaatgtacattttcaatattgttcttttttttgtgtgtgtgtagttttgaatattttttatgaACACAAGTATTTATATTTCCCTGTATATCTAAAAAGGTTAAactgattttgttttgaaattggtTTATGCAATGCTGTGTAGCCCAAGTAATATCACCCTACTACTGAAAGTGTATCAATGGCTTTTCGATGTTTAAGGTATGTAAATTGTACTTGtcattgtttaaataaagttgtttATATCCTTGTTGTTGTGCTGCAAATGACCAAataaactactgctactactaccactgctagcTATTTCTTTCATGTTTCTGTAGATTGCTATGAGGCGTATGGCCCAGGATGCAGAACTCTACCTCTCTACTGCACACCTTGGTGGGTAACTCGAGCGCTCCTGTGTCTGTAAATGCTGTGTCCGTGTCCAAAGACAGCTTCTCCAATGCCCTGACCAAAAACATCGTGGCCATGCTGGTGTGGCTGGCCTTGAGCATCATCAACAGCAGCATGGTGCACACGTTCCTACGCCACAGGtaaacacaataacacaggTGTGGAATGAGTTGGATTTACTTATGaaacttttttaataaattgcaCTTCCtagatatattttgtatttgtatttttatagtaatagtagtatagtaaCTGCagttagagtaaaaaaaaaaaagacactacAGTCATAAGTGAACCTGGAGGAGATAagttttcctcattctcagtatatggataACATACTAGCTCTGATTTattattggctgcaggtgctgggcttTAAAGAGATTTTGAGTAGAAAGAgcccttttaggtttaaaccaactggatttcagcattgaaactggcaacgcaAAGGAGcaactcatgtgaggctcaatCTGCTTTTTAATTGGAAATTCGTcctgaaccaaaacaccaatttATACCTTAAAGagcttggccatcatgtccaatgtttttgcaaTTAAGAATACATCCACCTTACagctgttatcagtaaaagctatatttgactTGAACATGGTTACATTGTATGTGGTCATGTTCATAGAATTTAATATAAacatcttacatacagttcctttaaatattCTCAGCAGTTGTCATTTATTGCAAATACTACTTCCTCACTCTGTTCCTAATATACTTTTATTGGACCACTGCTAGAACAGCAGTGCTACAGTGCTGTAAAGATTACACCACTGATTCCTCAGACAGCACTGAACTTAAgtctttaatatatatattatcttTTATAGCAAACGATAACACTAAGTGCtcattaaaatgtgtgtgtgtgtgtgtgtgtatgcagtcTGTTCTACGAGAACCCCCGGTACATCATGTTCATCACTATGGTGATAAACGACGCCCTGCAGCTGAGCCTGGTCACAGCGCTCTATGTGGTCAGCTACATCTTCAGAAAGATCCAAGCCTCCATCTGCTGCATCCTCGTCAGTCGCCCCTCTCAACCTTTACAGTCAATAGTGTCTTATACGTCCAAAtttttatgttgaaatattttgttataGTGGTTTTATTTGTTACTTACATTTATCTGACAAATTTAAACTGTAAAGCTGTAAGTAATTACtcctttcaatggagaatttggaaaaAGTTTCACCACTAAAATATTATAGATTATAATATAAGTagatacatttttgtaaaatgttcagcgtttatgtgaccaacaagttAACACTGCATTGATTCTGTGGGTTCTGTATGAAACTTATTTATTATTGAGATCAGCAGCCCTATGCAacataatacaacccaaatgacaatgACAGTACCTACAGCCACCACCGGAATAAAGTGGATAGCATCTCCATGCAAAGACcctttcatttttatgtatgcATTATTTCCTTGTCCTATTATGATTCTAAAACTTATTTTCATTGTTAGCAAGCCACAATCCCAGATTTCCAAATGTCCCTTTGTCCTCATTTcattgtttcattctgctgaaATTTTTTAATTGAACCTAATCATTTCTGATAGTGACTAGACTcaaacacttcctgtataacaACGAAATctacatttgaacaatattaattttagccgCCCTCCATGTGTATGAAATATTATTGGCTTATACAATGTTTTGATGTTATCTGAAACCTAGCAGTTTGTCATTGTACCACACCTGATCTAATCCAAAACTGTGACTTtctagcaaaaaaaaataaaaagagcaaCCATAGCtggtcattatttattttttcatcttgCAATCTTTGTTGACTGCACACTTTATTTGTGCTCAGATCATGACCGCCGTCCTCACCACCCGCTCCACTCCGCTCATCCTGGCGGGCATGGCACTGGAACGCTACTTCGCTATCTGCTTCCCCTTGCATTACACCCAGATGTGCACCGTCCCGAGAACCCTCCTCCTCATCGGTATCATCTTTATCCTCACCTCGGCCCCTCCCATAAGCGACCTCCTCATCACCGTGGTCAAAGAACCTCCCAGCTTCTTCAGGACCTCCATCTTCTGCGACCACTCCTTCCTCTTCCGAGACAGGTCCATTTACTACAAGAACTGTGTGTTTGATGGGACGTACCTGTCATTTGTGGCCCTCACACTGGTCTACACATACTGCAAGATCATGTTAACGGCTAAAGCGGCGTCGGGACTGGCATCGGTGAGGAGAGCTAGGAACACGGTGCTGTTGCATGGAGTGCAGGTGGGGCTGTGCTTTTGGACATAGTGAtcaagaaacagagagaagaaacatcacaattcACAATTACATTCACAATTAGTGACACTTACActacaaaagtttggacacactttttcttcTGTGTTTCAATCTTAATTTCcaagattatttacattgtagattttcACTGGAGGCACAAAAACTATGAAGgttgcagtggtggatgaagtactcaattttgttacataattaaaagtacagataatgagttatttacagtactttacttttattacttcattaccttccaacACTGATGGAttgtagtaaacaaaacataaactaaaaatagttCAAAACTTGtttaagattttaaaatttaaagcCTATTgaacttttttgtttctttgctacataattccatatatatttaccaactgtgcaagttctcccacttaaaaagatgagagaaacctgtaattttcatcataggtacacttcaactatgagagacaaaatgagaaaaaaaatccagaacatcacattgtctgatttttaaagaatatttgcaaattatggtggaaaataagtatttcacaAAAGTTCATcttaatactttgttatatactcTTTGTTGGccatgacagaggtcaaacattttctgtaaggctccactgttgctggtagtttggcccattcttccgtgcagatctcctctagagcagtgatgttttggggctgtttttaccaaaaagttctattttggtttcacctgaccatatgacattctcccaatcctcttctagATTGTCCAAATGCTCTCCAGGAAACTTCagatgggcctggacatgtactggcttaagcaggggacaTGTCGGGCACTGCAgtatttgagtccctggtggcatagtgtgttactgatggtagcctttgttactttggtcccagttcTCTGCAGGTCAGTCACGAGGGATTTTTGCTTTTTGCTgcttcttgtgatcattttgacccgaCGGGGTGAAATCTTGTGTGGAGCCCCAggtcgagggagattatcagtggtcttatATATCTTCCACTTTCTAATAATTgttcccacagttgatttctttacaccaagctgcttacctattgcagattgaGTCTTCAGGGCctggtggagtttggagtctgattatttgaggttgtggacaggtgttttttatactgataacaagttcaaacaggtgccattaatacaggtaatgtGTGGAGGACAGAAGAGCCTTTagagaagaagttacaggtctgtgaaaCCAAgaaatgtgatttcctggattttttctacccattctgtctctcatagttgaagtggatctttgatgaaaattacaggcctctcatttttttttaagtgggagaatttGCACAGTTGGTGCCTGACTAAATACATCCTCATTCCTCACATTCCTCATTGTTACTAACTTTTTTTAAGAGTAGGttatttaaagaaacaaaagaacattTACTTTCAGAATACCTTGACCAAAACTAGTAagtctttgttttatattttttcttatattttgtcATAGATTTTATCATGTCACCATGATGCATCTAATGCTGGCCAAGTTGTTcatattataatttggtgtattagttgtcaagacgattatccaatcagagggCAGAATCAGCCTTTCTCATTTCAATCCTGAAATACAATGGGTtcaaacctaaaaggactctctctgatctgaatgccaatcatgaatcagtgctagtgcggcCTCTGCAGTAGGTATAGTGAATAGTGAGTAAATTCTGggggttctgagctttcacatgaggccttcCTCAGCTGGGCTACACAAAGTACCCTGACACCcatgtttcttttaaaatgcattgtaaTGGTAATAGTGGAAAGGTACCAAAGATTAATAATTatgaataataatcatcattaataatattttgttcACCCCCAGCTGCTCCTGTGCATGCTTGCATTTGTGGTGCCCTCCCTGCAGGCTGCTCTCATCTCCCTGTTCCCTCAGCTGAGTCTGGAGATCCGATACATCTTCTTCCTGGTAGTGTACATCATCCCTCGCTTTCTCAGCCCGGTCATCTATGGCTTCAGGGACGAGCAGTTCAGGAAATACTGGACCAGGTACCTCCGTTGTGGGCGAGACACCCAGCAGAGAGTCCTCCCGCTGTAGCGCTCAACAATAGGACATGCTACTGTCAAGTGGTGAGCTGGGGGATTCTTCTTGTAAAGACTGTAAAACGGACTTGGCTGAAttgtacagtaaaaaaataaacagccatactgttgttgtgtccttgggcaatatcACATCACCCACCTTGCTTTGTATGAGTGTGTGATGGTTTCTTGATGTAGTGCGTTTTGAGCAAAATAAATGTGCACATTTACcattacatgtatttataatCTAAACAGGCAAACTGTTACTGTTTTCTTGAGCAATACACAACAGATCACCTAGGGCATGTCCGAGAAAGTGTTTATATGTGTAAATATTCAAAGTATATCCTAAAATAAAACGTGGATGTTAATAACgatacaaacaattaaataaacaagaacATGTGGATATTGGAATCTTTGTGTTAAGTGTATCTAAATGTATTCTGTTGCTGTTTTATGTgtcacaaaacataaaaagtcaCCCAAAAGTGTCGAAGTAGGTTAGAGTccaaataacataataaaaaaagggATTGTATGACTAAGTCTGTTTGTAAAGTGAAGTAATTTAATATTATGTTGGTCccacaaataaatatacaacaaaTAGATATAACAAATACTATACAGACAATTTGACATTGGACTTACTTGGTGACTTCTGTTGTATAACGCATGACCACAAGATGGCGCCACATTCACAGTTATTACGCGGAGACAACGTCGCCTACGTAGCTCAATTTCACTAGGATTTACTTAGGCCACTTCACAAGTATTAAAATCGGTTTGAAATGGTTTGCACAAACAAGGAGGTTTAGGTTTATTAAACAGTAACCTCTGATTATGAATAGACTTACAATCCTACCTCTTTCAAGTTTAGAGGCGATttcgtgtttgttttgcttaTCATCACTGCCTGaagaaatgcatttatttatttatggcattaaatggtAGGAGCAGCCTtcagattaaaaataaagttgGGTGGTTTACTTTCCATTACCGCCCACAGCTAACCTAATTTTCCACATCTctcaaaatgacttaataacgTTATATTGAAACAGTAGATGGGACACGGCTCTCTGCGGGGGAATATCActttaattaaaactaaatgaaCTCACGCAAGCGGAAAAAGCCGAGTTTCCAGCGGAATGTTACGGAAAGAGCCGAAGACGCGAGGATGGGGCGCTCGTGAAGGCACGCACGCGCGCGAGTTCACATCAAAGGAAACCGCCGCTCTTCACACCGCGCGCTCTTCTCCACTGAAAGAAGCAGCGAGAGCAAGATACATAGCAAATTCAACAAAAATCACCGaattttggatttgtttttctcaaattgtAGTGCAAAAGTTAAAAAACGACGATGGGGTGAACCTTGAAGGGGAAAAGATAAGTTAGAGATGTGACAAACGCACAGGTGAGTGTTCATGACTACTTTAGCCTATTTTTTACCGCAAACGCCGGCATGCTAACTTGTGTCTAATGTTAATTGTGCATTTAggctaattttgttttgtttgtttttacaagtTAGGGTTCCAGACAGTTTTGGCTTCgttcaagttttgtttttggtatTATTGAATGTGAGGTAAGTTCCGtcccatattttttatttttttattttttattttttccgatTTAGACTATTGATTTTCATTGTCTGCTTTGCCATTGTTTCATGAGACCTCCAATGTGTTCTACAGTTGACTTTGTACttaacttttttgtttgcaGTTCTGTTATAGGCTAGTGACAGCCTCGCTGCCGTCAGTCTGCCCTAGGGCAACTGTGGCTGCAAtaatagcttaccaccaccaagtatggagtgagtgaataatgcatgaatataagcatctggaaaagctctatgtaagactaatgcattattattattagtacatGTTTATatgctgtttttctttgctatttAGGACTGAAGTTGTTTGGCAAGTCCTTAccttttttgtatatttggaaACTCTTATAGAATGTCCACTTTATTTGCTAATCTTTCTGTCTAGAATGATAGAATTATGGGTTCAATTCAGGCTACAAAAAGTCCAGATAAGTCATGC
The sequence above is drawn from the Periophthalmus magnuspinnatus isolate fPerMag1 chromosome 5, fPerMag1.2.pri, whole genome shotgun sequence genome and encodes:
- the LOC117370864 gene encoding odorant receptor 131-2-like translates to MLVWLALSIINSSMVHTFLRHSLFYENPRYIMFITMVINDALQLSLVTALYVVSYIFRKIQASICCILIMTAVLTTRSTPLILAGMALERYFAICFPLHYTQMCTVPRTLLLIGIIFILTSAPPISDLLITVVKEPPSFFRTSIFCDHSFLFRDRSIYYKNCVFDGTYLSFVALTLVYTYCKIMLTAKAASGLASVRRARNTVLLHGVQLLLCMLAFVVPSLQAALISLFPQLSLEIRYIFFLVVYIIPRFLSPVIYGFRDEQFRKYWTRYLRCGRDTQQRVLPL